A part of Neovison vison isolate M4711 chromosome 8, ASM_NN_V1, whole genome shotgun sequence genomic DNA contains:
- the DEFB124 gene encoding LOW QUALITY PROTEIN: beta-defensin 124 (The sequence of the model RefSeq protein was modified relative to this genomic sequence to represent the inferred CDS: substituted 1 base at 1 genomic stop codon): protein MTQLLLLIVALLALSHLPPGRSEFKRCWKGQGACRTYCTRQETYMHMCPDASLCCLPYGFRPLASKPXYVELVLGLAPLLSNKHLLLAVSFAACSPPGHPVLGV from the exons ATGACACAGCTGCTGCTGCTCATTGTGGCTCTCCTGGCCCTGAGTCATCTGCCTCcag GGAGAAGTGAATTTAAGCGGTGCTGGAAGGGCCAGGGGGCCTGCCGGACTTACTGTACAAGGCAAGAAACCTACATGCACATGTGCCCAGATGCCTCCCTGTGCTGCCTCCCCTATGGATTCAGGCCTCTGGCCTCTAAGCCTTAATATGTGGAGCTGGTTCTGGGGCTGGCACCCTTGCTCTCCAATAAACACCTGCTGCTGGCTGTCTCCTTTGCTGCTTGCTCACCACCAGGCCACCCCGTGCTGGGGGTATGA